Proteins encoded within one genomic window of Empedobacter falsenii:
- a CDS encoding polysaccharide biosynthesis/export family protein translates to MKNKIFNILFVIVVLTISSCASKKELVYLSGDQQSTTNFEQYIPKIQSSDILAISVSAADIKATEPFNQQSVYQVNSGMQNNPYAKVYTVDENGYINYPLIGNVKVGGLTRAEAENELKSKISKYIVNPGVNINFTNFRITVLGEVVRPGNFTIPNERVSILDALGMAGDLTINGVRKNIMVIREQNGQKQTYNVDLTSKEILNSPVYYLAQNDVVYVEPNNAKISSSKFTPNYSLWISVAGVIISVIAVISK, encoded by the coding sequence ATGAAAAATAAAATTTTTAATATACTATTTGTAATAGTTGTACTCACAATATCATCTTGTGCATCAAAAAAGGAATTAGTTTATTTAAGTGGAGACCAACAGTCTACTACAAATTTCGAACAGTATATCCCTAAAATTCAATCTTCTGACATATTAGCTATTAGTGTCAGCGCTGCTGATATAAAAGCTACAGAACCTTTTAATCAACAAAGTGTTTATCAAGTAAATTCTGGAATGCAAAATAATCCTTATGCAAAAGTGTATACTGTTGACGAAAATGGTTATATTAACTATCCTTTAATAGGTAATGTAAAAGTTGGAGGATTAACTAGAGCAGAAGCTGAAAACGAATTAAAATCTAAGATATCAAAGTACATTGTAAATCCTGGTGTTAATATAAATTTCACAAATTTCAGAATCACTGTTTTAGGTGAAGTTGTTAGACCTGGTAATTTTACAATTCCAAATGAAAGAGTAAGTATACTTGATGCATTAGGAATGGCAGGAGATTTAACAATTAATGGTGTAAGAAAAAATATTATGGTTATCCGTGAACAAAATGGACAAAAACAAACCTATAATGTCGATTTAACATCTAAAGAAATACTAAACTCCCCTGTTTACTATTTAGCACAAAATGATGTTGTTTATGTAGAACCAAATAATGCAAAAATTTCATCATCTAAATTTACACCAAACTATTCTTTATGGATATCTGTTGCTGGTGTTATAATATCTGTAATTGCTGTTATTTCTAAATAA
- a CDS encoding GumC family protein, with product MSKNKNKVEDQYFDESEETINIRQILEQYLYYWKWFVFGVIISLIIAFLYVKYTQKQYQVSAKILLNEKESSTGELAGLMDQAMLGGGSGGSAEVGDQIDVLKSRRLLTKVIQKNNFNIQYFSVGRVAEIQLQQEKSPIKFILLNENDKANESLDNNSFIVSILSNTKFKLENKKTSVIKEYSFGQKITEDFGSFIISPNGNLGKHIGFEYQINVNSIDRIVNAYQNSLSISPNTEKSSKIINFSLVGPVPDISKKLINDLITTYNEDLVSDNHKLTEATSKFIDDRLQIVTNDLRGVDKNLERYKVQNNITDVTSEANIFLESAADNEKKLLESSTQLQLVDYMNSALNSSKTDLLPSNIGLEDKSISAEISSYNELVLAKEDMLKSVTKDHPNAIKLQEQINDVKRNLKNSLRLYRNNTQTMLNSVQSKQNQIASRIQKVPSQERGFRDISRQQQIVEALYLFLLQKREENEIKAAATPDNIKVIDYAYDSKIPVSPKKSIILLGALILGLVIPFICIYIYKLLNNNVNSKEDVEDAVGAPIAGQVPKSDISIIEQNDNSSVAEAFRILRTNMNFLLKNSTDPQSIYITSTTSGEGKTFISTNLAQILTMSGKSVLLIGADIRSPKVLDYLGITDQYRHKYGVTEYLISNDINISDIIIKNPADYKFDVIYSGQVAPNPSELLMNGRFDDIVKYGKANYDYVLIDTAPVSLVTDTLLISDSADITMYVVRANYLDKRMLAIPKELYQDNRLKNMAMVVNDVDFTKGYGYGYGYGYGYGENHNKGNSFFSKLFGKK from the coding sequence ATGAGTAAAAATAAAAACAAAGTAGAAGACCAATACTTCGATGAGTCTGAAGAAACTATTAATATCAGGCAAATTTTAGAGCAATATTTATACTATTGGAAATGGTTTGTTTTTGGAGTCATTATTTCTTTAATTATAGCCTTTTTATATGTTAAATATACACAAAAACAATATCAAGTTTCAGCTAAAATATTATTGAACGAAAAAGAATCTTCAACAGGAGAATTAGCTGGTTTAATGGATCAAGCTATGCTTGGAGGTGGTTCTGGAGGAAGCGCTGAAGTTGGTGATCAAATTGATGTTTTAAAATCGAGAAGATTATTAACTAAAGTAATTCAAAAAAACAACTTTAATATACAATATTTTAGTGTTGGTCGTGTTGCAGAAATTCAATTACAACAAGAAAAATCTCCCATAAAATTCATTTTATTAAATGAAAACGATAAAGCCAATGAAAGCTTAGACAATAATAGTTTTATTGTAAGTATATTATCGAACACTAAATTTAAACTTGAAAATAAAAAAACAAGTGTTATAAAAGAATATTCTTTTGGACAAAAGATTACAGAAGACTTTGGAAGTTTTATAATTAGTCCAAATGGAAACTTAGGAAAACATATTGGTTTTGAATATCAAATTAATGTAAATTCTATTGATAGAATTGTTAATGCATATCAAAACTCATTGAGTATTTCTCCAAATACTGAGAAGAGTTCAAAAATTATTAATTTTTCTTTGGTTGGTCCTGTTCCAGATATATCTAAGAAGTTAATAAATGATCTTATTACAACTTATAATGAAGATTTAGTAAGTGATAATCATAAATTAACAGAAGCTACCTCTAAATTTATTGATGATCGCCTACAAATTGTTACAAACGATTTACGTGGAGTTGATAAAAATCTTGAACGTTATAAAGTTCAAAATAATATTACAGATGTTACTTCAGAAGCGAATATCTTTTTAGAAAGTGCCGCAGATAACGAAAAGAAACTTTTAGAATCATCTACTCAACTACAATTAGTTGACTATATGAACTCTGCTCTAAATTCTTCTAAGACTGATTTACTACCTTCTAATATTGGATTAGAAGATAAATCTATCTCAGCAGAAATATCTTCATACAATGAATTAGTTCTCGCTAAAGAAGATATGTTAAAATCTGTAACAAAAGATCACCCTAACGCGATCAAATTACAAGAGCAAATTAATGATGTAAAAAGAAACTTGAAGAATAGTTTGAGATTATATAGAAATAACACTCAAACAATGTTAAATTCTGTTCAATCTAAACAAAATCAAATTGCGAGCAGAATTCAAAAAGTACCAAGTCAAGAACGTGGTTTTAGAGATATTTCTCGTCAACAGCAAATTGTTGAAGCTTTATATTTATTCTTATTACAAAAACGTGAAGAGAACGAAATAAAAGCAGCTGCTACACCAGATAATATAAAAGTTATTGACTATGCTTATGATTCTAAGATTCCCGTTTCACCTAAGAAAAGTATTATACTATTAGGAGCTCTAATTCTAGGATTAGTTATTCCATTTATATGTATATATATTTATAAATTATTGAATAATAATGTAAACTCTAAAGAGGATGTTGAAGATGCAGTTGGAGCTCCAATTGCTGGACAAGTACCTAAAAGTGATATTTCTATTATCGAGCAAAATGATAATTCTAGTGTTGCTGAAGCTTTTAGAATTCTTAGAACAAACATGAATTTTTTACTTAAAAATTCAACAGATCCTCAGTCTATCTATATAACTTCTACTACAAGCGGAGAAGGTAAAACATTTATATCAACTAATTTAGCTCAAATATTAACAATGTCAGGTAAATCTGTTTTATTAATTGGAGCAGATATTAGAAGTCCTAAAGTTTTAGATTATTTAGGAATTACTGATCAATACAGACACAAATATGGTGTTACAGAATATTTGATTTCAAATGATATTAATATTAGTGATATCATCATCAAAAATCCTGCTGATTACAAATTTGATGTTATTTATTCTGGACAAGTAGCTCCGAATCCATCAGAGCTATTGATGAACGGACGTTTTGATGATATTGTCAAATATGGAAAAGCAAACTATGATTATGTATTAATAGATACTGCGCCTGTTAGTTTAGTTACTGATACTTTATTAATTTCTGACAGTGCAGATATTACAATGTACGTTGTTCGTGCTAATTATTTAGACAAACGAATGTTGGCTATTCCTAAAGAATTATATCAAGATAACCGTCTTAAAAACATGGCAATGGTTGTTAACGATGTTGACTTTACAAAAGGATACGGATATGGGTACGGATATGGGTACGGATATGGTGAAAATCATAATAAAGGAAACTCTTTCTTTAGTAAACTATTCGGTAAAAAATAA
- a CDS encoding TrmH family RNA methyltransferase, translated as MLIESLQNPRIKNLLKLQEKSRERKNQGLFIVEGTQENELAVKGCYEAVEIYICEDIYNKSIDFGQVKVFTITKQVFEKLAYRKSTGGIIGVYKTKSSTLTDLQLPENALVVVLEAVEKPGNLGAVLRTGDGAKVDAVIVCDETVDFFNPNVIRSSVGTLFTNQIASASKEAVLEFLKSHSIQVVSTFLRDETKNLYETDFTKSSAIILGTEATGLSDFWADHSDSLIKIPMLGFVDSLNVSNAAAICVYEAVRQRQ; from the coding sequence ATGTTAATAGAAAGTCTTCAAAATCCAAGGATTAAAAACTTGCTGAAATTGCAAGAAAAATCAAGAGAACGTAAAAATCAAGGTTTATTTATTGTGGAAGGAACACAAGAAAATGAATTAGCTGTAAAAGGTTGTTACGAAGCGGTTGAAATTTATATTTGCGAAGATATTTATAACAAATCAATAGATTTTGGACAAGTAAAAGTATTTACAATTACCAAACAAGTTTTTGAGAAGCTTGCGTATAGAAAATCGACAGGTGGAATTATTGGTGTCTATAAAACGAAATCTTCGACATTGACAGATTTACAATTGCCAGAAAATGCATTGGTTGTTGTTTTGGAAGCGGTAGAAAAGCCTGGAAATCTTGGTGCAGTTTTACGAACAGGAGATGGAGCAAAAGTAGATGCTGTAATTGTTTGTGATGAAACAGTTGATTTTTTCAATCCGAATGTGATTCGTTCTTCGGTTGGAACATTGTTTACTAATCAAATTGCATCGGCGAGTAAAGAGGCTGTTTTAGAGTTTTTAAAATCTCATTCAATTCAAGTTGTTTCCACATTTTTGAGAGATGAAACGAAAAATTTATACGAAACTGATTTTACAAAATCATCTGCCATTATTTTAGGAACAGAAGCAACAGGGCTTTCTGATTTTTGGGCTGATCATTCAGATTCGTTGATTAAAATTCCGATGTTAGGTTTTGTAGATTCGCTAAATGTGAGTAACGCAGCAGCGATTTGTGTTTACGAAGCTGTGAGGCAAAGACAATAA
- a CDS encoding peptidase U32 family protein has product MTKDGKMELMAPAGNFESLQAALDNGADSVYFGVEQLNMRARASINFTMDDLPEIVKRCEEKGVRSYLTLNTIIYDHDLSLIKNLLDRAKEANITAVIAMDQSVIAYARQIGIEIHISTQINVTNIETVKFYAMFADTMVLSRELSLKQVKKICEQIIKDDVRGPSGNLVEIEIFGHGALCMAVSGKCYLSLHSHNSSANRGACKQNCRKKYTVIDQESGFEIELDNEYMMSPKDLCTMEFLDEVVDAGVKVLKIEGRGRAPEYVATVIRAYREAIDSIADKTYSKEKVDYWMGLLQTVYNRGFWSGYYLGQKLGEWSAVPGSMATQKKVYIGKGVHFFPKPSIGQFVIDAYDLKVGDLILVTGPTTGAKEMVVTEMMVEDVKSDTAKKGDSITIPMEFRIRPSDKLYKLVKVEEPGTQQNSVEEGAYSH; this is encoded by the coding sequence ATGACCAAAGATGGAAAAATGGAGTTGATGGCTCCTGCTGGGAATTTCGAATCGTTACAAGCGGCTTTAGATAATGGAGCTGATTCTGTATATTTCGGAGTTGAGCAGTTGAATATGCGTGCGAGAGCATCAATAAACTTTACAATGGACGATTTACCAGAAATCGTAAAACGTTGTGAGGAAAAAGGTGTGCGTTCTTACCTTACTTTAAATACAATTATATACGATCACGATTTATCTTTAATCAAAAACTTATTGGACAGAGCAAAAGAAGCTAATATTACGGCTGTTATTGCGATGGATCAATCGGTTATTGCCTATGCAAGACAAATTGGGATTGAGATTCATATTTCGACACAAATTAACGTTACGAATATCGAAACAGTAAAATTCTATGCAATGTTTGCTGATACAATGGTATTGTCGCGTGAATTGAGTTTGAAACAAGTGAAAAAGATTTGTGAACAAATTATTAAAGATGATGTTCGTGGACCAAGTGGAAATTTAGTTGAAATCGAAATTTTCGGTCATGGAGCATTGTGTATGGCTGTTTCAGGTAAATGTTACTTGAGCTTACATTCTCACAATTCTTCTGCAAATCGTGGAGCTTGTAAACAAAACTGTCGTAAAAAATATACCGTAATCGACCAAGAATCTGGTTTCGAAATCGAATTAGATAACGAATACATGATGTCGCCAAAAGACCTTTGTACAATGGAATTTTTGGATGAAGTGGTTGATGCAGGTGTAAAAGTATTGAAAATTGAAGGTCGCGGACGTGCTCCAGAATACGTTGCAACTGTGATTCGTGCTTATAGAGAAGCGATTGATTCTATTGCGGATAAAACATATTCGAAAGAAAAAGTGGATTACTGGATGGGATTATTGCAAACTGTTTATAATCGTGGTTTTTGGTCTGGATATTATTTAGGTCAAAAATTAGGAGAATGGTCTGCTGTTCCAGGTTCTATGGCAACTCAGAAAAAAGTTTACATCGGAAAAGGAGTTCATTTCTTCCCAAAACCAAGCATTGGTCAATTTGTAATTGATGCGTATGATTTGAAAGTTGGTGATTTGATTTTAGTAACAGGACCAACAACTGGAGCCAAAGAAATGGTGGTTACAGAAATGATGGTGGAAGATGTAAAATCTGATACAGCTAAAAAAGGTGATTCGATTACAATTCCGATGGAATTTAGAATTCGTCCTTCTGATAAATTATACAAATTAGTAAAAGTAGAAGAGCCAGGAACACAACAAAATAGTGTTGAAGAAGGCGCTTATTCTCATTAA
- a CDS encoding ferredoxin, protein MVIITLQRDKCIGCNYCYELAPERFRMSKKDGKSVLLKAIDKKGFHTLKDPDHSIADNCERAAKACPVNIITVKEI, encoded by the coding sequence ATGGTCATTATTACGTTACAACGCGATAAATGCATCGGATGCAACTATTGTTATGAGTTAGCACCAGAACGATTCAGAATGTCAAAAAAAGATGGTAAATCTGTTTTATTAAAAGCGATTGATAAAAAAGGTTTCCATACGTTGAAAGATCCTGATCATTCTATCGCAGATAATTGCGAACGTGCTGCCAAAGCTTGCCCTGTAAATATTATTACAGTAAAAGAAATATAG
- a CDS encoding HAEPLYID family protein — protein MKFFLTIITSTFLTITTIAQTKNDSIITIQPQQKTLKPKVEHAEPLYTDLMRDLGARKGEAEINVGFGVASKKGYNEYNGFIEYEWAVADRLGLEVEVPFSFNHKSDNNDGSIYVLNNKIEGLKLATQYTFLVNEKRKISLAVAYVHEFEFNNFKELGHQGSVFTGMKMNPVFIGAKNFKNFNTLIYIGPVFEHHYKEQKVDVGATINASMMYVLPNSKNFIGLENNMDIDRDGFHYTLRPQIRLAIQHNLMIGLVTGVPITKHTGTNLDVMTRIIWEP, from the coding sequence ATGAAATTTTTCTTAACAATAATTACAAGCACTTTCTTAACAATTACTACGATAGCTCAGACGAAAAATGATTCAATTATCACCATTCAACCTCAACAAAAAACATTAAAACCTAAAGTTGAACATGCAGAACCTCTCTATACAGATTTGATGCGTGATTTGGGCGCACGAAAAGGAGAAGCTGAGATAAATGTAGGATTTGGAGTTGCCTCGAAAAAAGGATATAATGAATATAATGGTTTTATTGAGTATGAATGGGCTGTTGCAGATCGTTTGGGATTGGAGGTTGAAGTACCTTTTTCTTTTAATCACAAAAGCGATAATAACGATGGCTCTATTTATGTTCTGAACAATAAAATTGAAGGTTTAAAATTAGCAACTCAATATACTTTTTTGGTAAATGAAAAACGAAAAATATCTTTGGCTGTAGCTTATGTTCATGAATTTGAGTTTAATAATTTTAAAGAATTAGGACATCAAGGTTCTGTATTTACCGGTATGAAAATGAATCCTGTTTTTATTGGAGCAAAGAATTTTAAAAATTTCAACACGTTAATCTATATAGGTCCTGTTTTTGAACATCATTATAAAGAGCAAAAAGTAGATGTTGGAGCAACTATAAACGCAAGTATGATGTATGTTTTACCAAATTCGAAAAACTTTATTGGACTTGAAAATAATATGGATATTGATCGCGATGGATTTCATTATACTTTAAGACCTCAAATTAGATTGGCTATTCAACACAATTTAATGATTGGTTTGGTTACTGGAGTTCCTATCACCAAACATACCGGAACCAACCTTGATGTGATGACACGTATTATTTGGGAACCTTAG
- a CDS encoding JAB domain-containing protein, which translates to MNEVDEKIKVMGSSEVYQVLKANWDLDTIELQEEFKILLLNQGNQVLGIKSMFKGGINTCSIDVRLIMGMALKANASALVITHNHPSGNLNASESDKRITSKIKECCELFDIRLLDHIIMAKNSYLSFADEGIL; encoded by the coding sequence ATGAATGAAGTAGATGAGAAAATCAAAGTAATGGGAAGTAGTGAAGTTTATCAAGTTCTTAAAGCGAATTGGGATTTGGATACAATTGAACTTCAAGAAGAGTTCAAAATATTATTACTAAATCAAGGGAATCAAGTTTTAGGAATTAAAAGCATGTTTAAAGGTGGAATAAATACTTGTAGCATTGATGTAAGGTTGATTATGGGAATGGCATTAAAAGCTAACGCATCTGCTCTTGTAATAACTCACAACCACCCAAGTGGAAACCTAAATGCGAGTGAATCAGATAAACGAATAACTTCTAAAATCAAAGAGTGTTGCGAGTTATTTGATATTCGATTGTTAGACCATATTATTATGGCTAAAAATTCATACCTTAGTTTTGCAGACGAGGGAATTCTTTGA